Proteins co-encoded in one Bacillus infantis NRRL B-14911 genomic window:
- a CDS encoding toprim domain-containing protein, producing the protein MHAENIEKVIIVEGTSDKRKVKNIIKEPVEIICTNGTISITRLDELIDELFDRDVYILVDADESGEKLRKQFKREFPEAAHLYIDKMYREVATAPEQHLATVLLGANIDVYAEFLDRG; encoded by the coding sequence ATGCATGCAGAAAACATAGAAAAGGTAATTATTGTCGAAGGCACTTCTGATAAGCGCAAGGTTAAGAATATTATTAAGGAGCCTGTTGAAATCATTTGTACGAACGGGACAATCAGCATAACCCGCCTGGATGAATTGATTGACGAATTATTTGACCGTGATGTTTATATTCTGGTGGATGCAGATGAATCCGGCGAAAAGCTGAGAAAGCAGTTCAAACGGGAATTCCCGGAAGCAGCACATCTTTATATTGATAAAATGTACCGGGAAGTGGCCACTGCACCGGAGCAGCATCTTGCAACGGTTCTGCTTGGCGCCAATATAGACGTATATGCTGAGTTTTTAGATAGAGGATGA
- the gcvH gene encoding glycine cleavage system protein GcvH encodes MSSIPKELRYSEEHEWVKVEGEKVRVGITDFAQSELGDIVFVELPEVGDSITVNEPFGSVESVKTVSELYAPISGKVVEINEELNDSPEFVNESPYEKAWMVVVEPADSSEVDKLMTAEQYEEMTNED; translated from the coding sequence GTGAGCAGCATACCTAAGGAATTGCGTTACTCAGAAGAACATGAATGGGTAAAAGTTGAAGGAGAAAAAGTACGGGTCGGCATTACCGATTTTGCTCAATCAGAGCTCGGGGACATCGTTTTCGTTGAGCTTCCTGAAGTCGGGGACAGCATCACGGTAAATGAGCCTTTTGGAAGCGTTGAGTCTGTAAAGACTGTATCTGAATTATATGCTCCAATCAGCGGCAAGGTGGTTGAAATCAACGAAGAGCTGAATGACAGCCCTGAATTTGTAAATGAATCTCCTTATGAAAAGGCCTGGATGGTTGTTGTTGAGCCTGCAGACAGCAGCGAAGTGGACAAGCTGATGACTGCTGAACAATATGAAGAGATGACCAACGAAGATTAA
- a CDS encoding acetyl-CoA C-acetyltransferase — protein sequence MREAVIVAGARTPVGKAKKGTLAHVRPDDLGALAVKETLRRAGGYEGNIDDLIIGCAMPEAEQGLNMARNIGALAGLPHTVPAVTVNRYCSSGLQTIAYAAEKIMVGSADTVIAGGAESMSLVPMMGHVVRPNAKLAESAPEYYMGMGHTAEEVAKKYGISREDQDAFAVRSHQRAAKAIQEGKFQDEIVPVDVTFRSVGKDNKLVEKNVQFTTDEGVRPDSTVDTLGKLRPAFSVTGSVTAGNSSQTSDGAAAVMVMDREKADSLSLKPMAKFRSFAVGGVPPEVMGIGPIVAIPKALKLAGLELSDIGLFELNEAFASQSIQIIRELGLDEDKVNVNGGAIALGHPLGCTGAKLTLTLLHEMKRRNQQFGVVTMCIGGGMGAAGVFELI from the coding sequence ATGAGAGAAGCAGTTATTGTTGCTGGTGCCAGGACGCCCGTCGGCAAAGCGAAAAAAGGAACGCTCGCCCATGTCCGTCCAGATGATTTGGGGGCACTGGCTGTAAAAGAAACCTTAAGGCGTGCCGGAGGCTATGAAGGCAACATTGATGACTTGATTATCGGCTGTGCCATGCCGGAGGCTGAGCAGGGGCTGAATATGGCCCGCAATATCGGGGCGCTTGCCGGGCTGCCACATACAGTGCCGGCAGTAACAGTAAACCGTTATTGTTCTTCCGGCCTGCAGACCATTGCTTATGCTGCAGAAAAAATCATGGTAGGCAGTGCGGACACTGTCATCGCAGGCGGGGCTGAATCAATGAGCCTTGTGCCGATGATGGGCCATGTGGTCCGTCCGAATGCAAAGCTCGCGGAAAGTGCACCTGAATATTATATGGGCATGGGGCATACGGCAGAAGAAGTGGCCAAAAAATACGGCATCAGCCGTGAAGACCAGGATGCTTTCGCGGTCCGGAGCCATCAGCGAGCGGCAAAAGCGATCCAGGAAGGCAAGTTCCAGGATGAAATTGTGCCGGTGGATGTGACCTTCCGTTCAGTCGGAAAGGACAATAAGCTTGTTGAGAAAAACGTTCAATTCACTACAGATGAGGGAGTGCGCCCTGATTCAACGGTCGATACGCTCGGCAAGCTCCGTCCAGCTTTTTCTGTCACAGGTTCAGTTACAGCAGGAAACTCATCACAGACAAGCGACGGCGCTGCCGCGGTCATGGTGATGGACCGCGAGAAAGCAGATTCCCTCAGCCTGAAGCCGATGGCCAAGTTCAGAAGCTTTGCCGTTGGCGGTGTGCCTCCAGAAGTAATGGGAATCGGGCCGATTGTGGCCATTCCTAAAGCACTGAAGCTTGCCGGCCTGGAGCTGTCTGATATCGGCCTGTTCGAACTGAATGAGGCATTTGCATCTCAATCCATCCAGATTATCAGGGAGCTTGGCCTTGATGAGGATAAGGTGAATGTAAACGGCGGAGCAATTGCACTTGGTCACCCGCTTGGCTGTACAGGTGCAAAATTGACGCTAACGCTTCTGCACGAAATGAAGCGCCGCAATCAGCAGTTCGGGGTTGTCACAATGTGCATCGGCGGCGGCATGGGTGCAGCGGGCGTATTCGAGCTTATCTAA
- a CDS encoding thioredoxin family protein, which yields MMGLQELMLGDLERYEKDRETWMLYLYTPMCGTCQMAGRMLEVTLEVLPGIECRKANLNYFPDLAGKWSVESVPCLLFFREGELAEKIYAFHSVPYLLEKTKEYLL from the coding sequence ATGATGGGGTTGCAAGAACTGATGCTTGGGGATTTGGAACGGTATGAAAAAGACAGGGAGACATGGATGCTCTATCTTTACACACCGATGTGCGGAACATGCCAGATGGCTGGACGGATGCTGGAAGTGACCCTTGAGGTACTCCCGGGAATTGAATGCAGAAAGGCAAACTTGAACTATTTTCCTGACCTGGCCGGCAAGTGGTCAGTAGAAAGTGTCCCCTGCCTGCTATTTTTCCGGGAGGGAGAGCTGGCAGAAAAAATATACGCATTCCACTCTGTTCCATACCTGCTGGAAAAAACAAAAGAATATCTGCTGTAA
- a CDS encoding acyl-CoA dehydrogenase family protein, which translates to MSNQTENVIKGGSFLIEDVSYDRVFTPEDYTDEQKMIAKTTEDYVVNEVVPQVEHLENHEFDRSVKLLKQAGDLGLLGADVPEEYGGLGLDKVSSALIAEKMSRAGGFSITHGAHVGIGSLPIVLFGDEEQKQKYLPLLATGEKIAAYALTEPGSGSDALGAKTTAKLNAEGTHYVLNGEKQWITNAGFADVFVVYAKVDGEHFSAFIVEREYPGVSTGPEEKKMGIKSSSTRTLILEDAQVPKENLLGELGKGHIIAFNILNIGRYKLGVGAVGASKRAYEVTVQYTNQRQQFKTPISQFNLTKEKLANMAAKLYAAESSVYRTVGLFEDRMSRLTEEEVKNGKEVANSIAEYAIECSLNKFFATEVLDYIADEGVQLHGGYGFMAEYEIERIYRDSRINRIFEGTNEINRLLVPGTYLRKAFKGELPLFQKAQALQEELMMLMPEEPGDEPLAQEKYLVKNAKKIGLLAAGLAAQKFGKAIEKEQEILVNIADIVSNAYAMESAVLRTEKAISKDGAEKSKQKLLYTQIFCQEAFNKIEQDAKETLVAAEDGDALRMMLSALRKFTRHTPINLIAKKREASEKLIDAERYVL; encoded by the coding sequence ATGTCTAACCAGACAGAAAACGTAATCAAAGGCGGAAGCTTCCTGATTGAAGATGTATCTTATGACCGTGTGTTTACACCGGAGGATTATACTGATGAACAGAAAATGATTGCCAAGACAACTGAAGATTATGTGGTAAATGAAGTGGTCCCGCAGGTTGAACACCTGGAGAACCATGAGTTCGACCGCTCTGTTAAGCTGCTGAAGCAGGCAGGGGACCTTGGGCTCCTTGGTGCAGATGTGCCGGAAGAGTACGGCGGGCTTGGCCTTGATAAGGTAAGCTCAGCTCTTATCGCTGAAAAAATGTCCCGTGCAGGCGGATTCTCAATCACCCATGGTGCCCATGTGGGAATCGGGTCGCTTCCAATCGTGCTGTTCGGAGATGAAGAACAAAAGCAAAAATATCTGCCTCTTTTGGCGACAGGCGAAAAGATCGCTGCCTATGCACTCACTGAGCCGGGTTCAGGTTCCGATGCACTCGGGGCAAAAACAACTGCAAAATTAAATGCTGAAGGCACTCACTATGTCCTGAACGGTGAGAAGCAATGGATTACCAATGCCGGCTTTGCCGATGTGTTTGTCGTCTATGCGAAAGTGGACGGAGAGCATTTCTCCGCCTTCATCGTTGAGAGGGAGTACCCTGGCGTTTCCACGGGCCCTGAGGAAAAGAAAATGGGCATCAAGAGCTCTTCCACAAGGACGCTGATCCTGGAAGATGCACAAGTGCCGAAGGAAAATCTGCTGGGTGAACTTGGCAAGGGGCATATCATCGCTTTCAATATCCTGAATATCGGCCGCTACAAGCTTGGAGTAGGAGCAGTAGGAGCTTCCAAGCGCGCGTACGAGGTTACTGTACAATATACAAATCAGCGCCAGCAGTTCAAAACGCCGATTTCCCAATTCAACCTTACGAAAGAGAAGCTTGCCAATATGGCTGCAAAGCTGTATGCGGCTGAGAGCTCTGTCTACCGTACAGTCGGTTTGTTCGAGGACCGGATGAGCAGGCTTACAGAGGAAGAAGTAAAGAACGGCAAGGAAGTTGCCAACTCGATTGCAGAGTACGCAATCGAATGCTCCCTGAACAAGTTTTTTGCCACAGAAGTCCTTGACTATATTGCCGATGAAGGCGTGCAGCTGCATGGCGGCTATGGTTTCATGGCTGAATATGAAATTGAAAGGATCTACCGCGATTCCCGCATCAACAGGATTTTTGAAGGTACAAACGAAATCAACCGCCTTCTTGTGCCTGGCACTTACCTGCGCAAGGCTTTCAAAGGAGAGCTGCCATTATTCCAGAAAGCTCAGGCGCTCCAGGAAGAGCTGATGATGCTGATGCCTGAGGAGCCTGGAGATGAGCCTTTGGCACAGGAAAAATATTTGGTGAAGAATGCCAAGAAAATCGGCTTGCTTGCAGCAGGGCTTGCAGCACAGAAGTTTGGCAAAGCGATTGAAAAAGAGCAGGAAATCCTGGTCAATATTGCAGACATCGTTTCCAATGCCTATGCAATGGAATCAGCGGTTCTCCGTACAGAAAAGGCTATCAGCAAGGACGGCGCTGAAAAGAGCAAGCAAAAGCTTCTCTACACACAGATTTTCTGCCAGGAGGCATTCAATAAGATCGAACAGGATGCGAAAGAGACTTTGGTTGCTGCAGAGGATGGGGACGCACTGCGCATGATGCTTTCCGCTCTCCGTAAATTTACCCGCCACACACCGATCAATCTGATCGCCAAAAAGCGCGAGGCTTCAGAGAAGCTGATCGACGCTGAGCGTTATGTACTGTAA
- a CDS encoding proline dehydrogenase family protein gives MEQVMRDFFLFLSKNKSLTKLAKKYGLRFGASRFVAGEMISQAVNVIKDLNSKGLVVTIDYLGEFVDNEAEAREMADNSILAIEAIGREGINSQLSLKMTSMGLDISDDVVMGNMRRILEAAKKNGVFVTIDMEDYSRCQKTLDIFKQLKSEYDNIGTVIQAYLYRTEGDMDDLNQYSPNLRLVKGAYKESPEVAFPEKKDVDENFKKIIKMHLLNGNYTAVATHDDAIIDYTKQLVRDHNIPNSQFEFQMLYGIRNERQLELANEGYKMRVYVPYGTDWYGYFMRRLAERPANVAFVLKGMVKK, from the coding sequence ATGGAACAAGTAATGAGGGACTTTTTTCTCTTTTTATCCAAAAATAAATCGCTGACAAAGCTTGCGAAGAAGTACGGCCTTCGTTTTGGGGCCAGCCGCTTCGTTGCGGGGGAAATGATCAGCCAGGCAGTCAACGTAATTAAAGATCTTAACAGCAAGGGTCTTGTGGTGACCATTGATTATTTGGGCGAATTCGTGGACAATGAGGCAGAAGCAAGGGAAATGGCGGATAACTCAATTTTGGCAATCGAAGCAATCGGCCGTGAAGGAATCAATTCACAGCTGTCGCTCAAAATGACGAGCATGGGCCTTGATATTTCCGATGATGTGGTAATGGGGAATATGAGGCGCATCCTGGAAGCAGCCAAGAAAAACGGCGTGTTTGTCACGATTGATATGGAAGACTATTCACGCTGCCAGAAGACACTTGATATCTTCAAGCAGCTTAAATCGGAATACGATAATATCGGGACAGTCATCCAGGCCTATTTGTACAGGACAGAGGGCGACATGGACGACCTAAACCAATATTCGCCCAATCTGAGGCTTGTAAAGGGTGCTTATAAAGAATCCCCGGAGGTTGCATTCCCGGAAAAGAAAGACGTGGATGAAAACTTCAAGAAAATCATCAAAATGCATCTCCTGAACGGCAACTACACAGCCGTTGCCACCCATGATGATGCAATTATCGACTATACAAAGCAGCTGGTCAGGGATCATAACATCCCGAACAGCCAATTTGAATTCCAAATGCTTTATGGCATCCGCAATGAGCGGCAGCTGGAGCTGGCCAATGAAGGCTATAAAATGAGGGTATACGTCCCTTATGGAACAGACTGGTACGGCTATTTCATGCGCAGGCTCGCAGAACGCCCGGCCAATGTGGCATTCGTGTTGAAGGGTATGGTTAAGAAATAG
- a CDS encoding arsenate reductase family protein → MLLNFYWYPKCGTCRKAKKWLEENGVPYHEVHIVENPPSRTELEDAYRKSGLDIKKFFNTSGQKYRELGLKDKVKTMSDTELLDLLASDGMLIKRPLAFDGQKATVGFKEEDFAKTWL, encoded by the coding sequence TTGCTGCTGAATTTTTACTGGTATCCGAAATGCGGGACATGCCGCAAGGCCAAAAAATGGCTTGAAGAAAACGGCGTTCCTTACCATGAAGTACATATTGTCGAAAATCCTCCTTCACGCACTGAGCTTGAAGATGCTTATAGAAAAAGCGGCCTCGATATTAAAAAATTCTTTAATACGAGCGGCCAGAAGTACAGGGAGCTAGGTTTGAAGGACAAGGTGAAAACCATGTCCGACACAGAGCTGCTGGACTTGCTTGCATCTGACGGAATGCTGATAAAGCGGCCTTTGGCATTCGACGGCCAAAAAGCGACAGTCGGTTTCAAAGAAGAGGATTTTGCTAAAACATGGCTTTAA
- a CDS encoding MFS transporter, with amino-acid sequence MAFYQEWAEQIRGYNSNIRRAFAANIFTQIGMGIFMVIYNFYIRELGYSEQVNGQIIAMTALATALVLIPAGIMSDRIGRKKAMQFGAAATGVILLARSMVDMQSLLIVFAFGTGLGTAFIQVSSIPWLTENSKPEQRVHLFSIHFAVMTGANVIGNLSGGLLTDLFAFYFSELASIRFTLLLGGAIYLAGIFPILRFQENRSDKIPQIGGAKGSKRFSLKDDGFKIIILFAAAQLFIGFGAGLVIPYLNLYFADRFHASNSAIGLIISLGQAATAAAMIIGPQVVRRIGEVKAVVFLQLSSLPFLLLTAYTENLWLAAIGFLFRQALMNAGNPIQMSLMMSKVDDSKRGLASSVNQMVFNLGWAVMGPVSTGLVIKYGDYWGYSIVFTITAVLYLIGSTYFFVVFRRLSEPSGRTNTAKIV; translated from the coding sequence ATGGCTTTTTATCAGGAATGGGCTGAACAGATCCGCGGGTATAACAGTAATATACGCCGGGCTTTTGCAGCCAATATTTTCACGCAGATCGGAATGGGCATTTTTATGGTCATTTATAATTTTTATATACGGGAGCTTGGCTATTCAGAGCAGGTGAATGGCCAGATCATAGCGATGACTGCATTGGCGACAGCCCTTGTGCTGATCCCCGCAGGCATTATGAGCGACAGGATCGGCCGGAAGAAGGCTATGCAGTTCGGGGCTGCTGCAACCGGTGTGATTCTGCTTGCCAGGAGCATGGTTGACATGCAGAGCCTGCTTATCGTGTTTGCCTTTGGCACAGGGCTGGGGACGGCCTTCATTCAGGTATCCTCCATTCCCTGGCTGACAGAGAATTCCAAGCCAGAGCAGAGGGTTCATTTGTTCAGCATCCATTTCGCTGTTATGACAGGAGCCAATGTCATCGGCAACTTAAGCGGCGGACTGCTGACTGACTTGTTTGCTTTTTATTTCTCGGAGCTGGCGAGCATACGGTTTACTTTACTGCTGGGAGGAGCCATCTATCTGGCGGGAATATTTCCGATACTCCGCTTTCAGGAAAACCGGAGCGATAAAATCCCGCAAATCGGCGGAGCTAAAGGAAGCAAACGGTTTTCTCTGAAGGATGATGGTTTCAAGATCATCATCCTGTTCGCTGCAGCACAGCTGTTTATCGGATTTGGGGCAGGGCTTGTCATACCTTACCTGAATCTATATTTTGCAGACCGTTTCCATGCGTCGAATTCTGCAATCGGGCTGATTATTTCCCTCGGTCAGGCAGCTACGGCAGCGGCCATGATCATTGGTCCCCAGGTGGTAAGGAGGATCGGGGAGGTAAAGGCAGTCGTTTTCCTGCAGCTTTCCTCCCTGCCTTTCCTTCTACTGACTGCTTACACAGAGAATTTATGGCTGGCCGCCATTGGCTTTCTATTCAGGCAGGCTTTAATGAATGCGGGAAATCCGATCCAGATGTCTTTGATGATGTCGAAGGTGGATGATTCCAAAAGAGGCCTGGCCAGCTCGGTGAATCAGATGGTGTTCAATCTGGGCTGGGCAGTGATGGGCCCTGTCTCTACAGGCCTTGTCATCAAATACGGAGACTATTGGGGATATTCTATTGTCTTCACCATAACTGCAGTCTTATATTTAATAGGCTCTACATACTTTTTTGTCGTATTCAGAAGGCTTTCAGAGCCTTCTGGAAGAACAAATACAGCAAAGATTGTATGA
- a CDS encoding YuzL family protein, with amino-acid sequence MKHKKNPSKAGVSAASVKGDAGPTVERDGGGKRNSQNNQYKK; translated from the coding sequence ATGAAGCATAAGAAAAACCCTTCAAAAGCAGGCGTGAGCGCCGCCAGCGTAAAAGGTGACGCAGGCCCGACAGTTGAACGTGACGGCGGAGGAAAAAGAAACAGCCAGAACAATCAGTATAAGAAGTAA
- a CDS encoding IS256 family transposase: MPHFNIDDLDFANILKLSMQDLLKEKAENILREEIKNVLENEPVGEENSRNGYYSRTLDTIYGRIEDLAVPRDRKGDFTTQMFEPYKRRMVAVDELVVQLYQHRVGVRQVGLIMKSLLGEQYSPGTISNITSAVMEDVIEWQNRPLKKRYCALFLDALFVKVRRDTVGKEAVYIVLGITPEGHREILGFYVGGVESSNGWQEILLDLRKRGVQEVLVGVFDGLPGLEEAFKSIFPKADVQRCVVHKVRSTMNKARKKDQAELSLDLKRVYTSSTFEEAEKVLKEIKEKWKKTYSRELASWEEDLPVLLTFLHYPEEIQKYIYTTNLIERTNKEVRKRLKTMNSLPNIEAAEKIIYLTSIDYNDRWARRKLGGFGLAYETILNMFDERYPKS; this comes from the coding sequence ATGCCCCATTTTAACATAGACGACCTTGATTTTGCCAATATCCTTAAACTTTCTATGCAGGACCTCCTTAAAGAGAAAGCAGAAAATATCTTGCGTGAAGAGATAAAGAATGTCCTAGAAAATGAGCCTGTCGGCGAAGAAAACTCACGTAATGGGTATTATTCACGGACTCTTGACACCATTTATGGCCGGATTGAGGATCTGGCAGTTCCCCGTGATCGTAAGGGCGATTTTACTACCCAGATGTTCGAACCCTATAAAAGACGTATGGTGGCCGTAGATGAACTCGTTGTCCAGCTCTATCAACATAGAGTTGGTGTTCGGCAGGTTGGGCTGATCATGAAAAGTTTGCTTGGTGAACAATATTCCCCAGGGACAATCTCCAATATCACTTCGGCTGTTATGGAGGACGTTATTGAATGGCAGAATCGGCCTCTGAAGAAACGTTACTGTGCTTTATTTCTTGATGCGCTATTCGTAAAAGTCCGCAGAGATACTGTAGGCAAAGAGGCTGTTTATATTGTTTTAGGTATTACTCCAGAAGGCCATCGGGAAATCCTTGGATTTTATGTAGGCGGAGTGGAATCATCAAACGGCTGGCAGGAGATCCTTCTGGACTTACGTAAAAGAGGCGTCCAGGAAGTTTTAGTTGGCGTATTTGATGGACTTCCAGGTCTCGAAGAGGCCTTTAAATCCATTTTTCCAAAAGCTGATGTTCAACGCTGCGTTGTTCATAAGGTACGTTCCACTATGAATAAAGCACGAAAAAAGGATCAGGCAGAGCTAAGCTTGGATTTAAAAAGAGTATACACTTCAAGCACATTCGAAGAAGCAGAAAAAGTGTTGAAAGAGATTAAGGAGAAATGGAAAAAGACTTATAGCCGGGAACTGGCCTCATGGGAAGAGGATCTCCCAGTCCTCCTAACTTTTTTACACTACCCTGAGGAAATCCAAAAGTATATATACACAACAAACCTAATTGAGCGTACCAACAAGGAAGTGCGTAAAAGGTTAAAGACAATGAACAGCTTACCTAATATTGAAGCAGCCGAGAAGATTATATACCTTACTTCTATCGATTATAATGATCGATGGGCAAGAAGGAAACTCGGTGGATTCGGCTTGGCCTATGAAACAATATTGAACATGTTTGATGAGCGATATCCAAAGTCATAA
- a CDS encoding 3-hydroxyacyl-CoA dehydrogenase/enoyl-CoA hydratase family protein, with protein MQQIKKAAVLGSGVMGSGIAAHLANIGIPTLLLDIVPRELNEAEQKKGLTLEDKAVRNRISQGALQKLLKQKPAPLTSKKSLALLEAGNFEDDMESLKDVDWIIEVVVENLDIKKQVFAKVDQFRKPGSIVSSNTSGISVNSMAEGRSDDFQKHFIGTHFFNPPRYLKLLEVIPAKTTAPEVLSFMKKFGEDVLGKGVVEAKDTPNFIGNRIGTYGLLITVQEMLKGGYSVGEVDSVTGPLIGRPKSATFRTLDVVGLDTFIHVANNVYEQVDGKEKEAFEVPAFMKQMLENGWLGSKSGQGFFKKEGKEILELNPDTLEYGPRQKLKAASVEMSKQEKGLANKLKALVYADDKAGQLLWNILSPALLYSAELLGEIADDVISIDKAMKWGFGWQMGPFETWDSIGLEKSVGKMEAEGKEVPAWIKEMLSNGHTSFYKEENGDISFYKNGEYVPEEENPKNINLKKLKKQKGVIKKNTGASLLDLGDGVALLEFHSQSNAIGLDIIQMINFAVDEVEKNYKGLVIGNQGKNFSVGANLAMILMEAQDDNVFELDMVVRHFQQAMMKIKYSTKPVVAAPFAMTLGGGAEICLPAAHIQASMETYMGLVEAGVGLIPGGGGNKELYIKHLEGMPNGVEFDLQKVANKVFESIAMAKVSTSGEEARENNFLGAADGISVNGDHQLYDAKQAVLALHEQGYTPPVRKKIPVVGETGYATLLLGAQAMLYSGFISEHDLKIAQKLAYVIAGGKVPYGTEVDEQYLLDLEREAFLSLVAQPKSQQRMQHMLVKGKPLRN; from the coding sequence ATCCAACAAATTAAGAAGGCAGCAGTATTAGGTTCCGGCGTAATGGGTTCGGGCATTGCTGCACACTTGGCGAACATTGGCATCCCGACATTGCTGCTGGATATCGTGCCTCGTGAATTAAATGAGGCAGAGCAGAAGAAAGGCCTGACTTTGGAGGATAAAGCTGTCAGAAACAGGATCAGCCAGGGAGCGCTGCAAAAGCTTCTTAAGCAGAAGCCGGCTCCGCTCACATCCAAAAAAAGCCTTGCGCTGCTTGAAGCCGGCAATTTTGAAGATGATATGGAAAGTTTAAAAGATGTCGACTGGATTATCGAAGTAGTCGTCGAAAATCTGGATATAAAAAAGCAGGTATTTGCGAAAGTTGACCAGTTCAGGAAGCCTGGCAGCATTGTCAGCTCCAACACTTCCGGAATATCCGTCAACAGCATGGCTGAAGGAAGATCTGATGATTTCCAGAAGCACTTTATCGGCACCCACTTCTTCAATCCGCCGCGCTATCTAAAACTGCTGGAAGTAATTCCTGCAAAAACGACAGCACCTGAAGTCCTTTCTTTTATGAAGAAGTTTGGTGAAGATGTACTGGGCAAAGGCGTGGTTGAAGCAAAGGATACACCGAATTTCATCGGAAACCGCATCGGGACATACGGCCTTCTGATCACAGTCCAGGAAATGCTCAAGGGCGGCTATAGTGTAGGAGAGGTAGACTCTGTGACAGGTCCCCTGATCGGCAGGCCGAAAAGCGCTACATTCCGGACTCTGGATGTGGTTGGGCTTGATACGTTCATCCATGTGGCGAACAACGTATATGAACAGGTGGACGGCAAGGAAAAAGAGGCCTTTGAAGTGCCGGCATTCATGAAGCAGATGCTTGAGAATGGCTGGCTTGGAAGCAAATCAGGACAGGGGTTCTTTAAGAAAGAAGGAAAAGAAATCCTTGAACTCAATCCGGACACACTTGAGTACGGGCCGCGCCAAAAGCTGAAAGCTGCTTCGGTTGAAATGAGCAAACAGGAAAAAGGGCTGGCCAATAAATTGAAAGCGCTTGTATATGCGGATGACAAAGCCGGACAGCTTCTCTGGAATATCCTCAGCCCGGCGCTGCTGTACTCTGCTGAGCTGCTTGGCGAAATTGCAGATGATGTCATAAGTATTGATAAAGCGATGAAATGGGGCTTTGGCTGGCAAATGGGCCCGTTCGAAACTTGGGATAGCATCGGCCTCGAGAAATCAGTCGGCAAAATGGAGGCAGAGGGCAAGGAAGTCCCTGCATGGATCAAGGAAATGCTCTCAAATGGGCATACATCCTTCTATAAAGAAGAAAACGGGGATATTTCTTTCTATAAAAACGGCGAGTATGTGCCGGAAGAAGAAAATCCAAAAAATATCAATTTAAAGAAGCTTAAAAAGCAAAAGGGAGTCATCAAGAAGAATACTGGCGCAAGCCTGTTAGACCTTGGGGATGGGGTTGCCCTTCTTGAATTCCATTCACAAAGCAATGCCATCGGACTTGATATCATCCAGATGATCAATTTTGCTGTTGATGAGGTTGAAAAGAACTATAAAGGCCTTGTAATCGGAAACCAGGGCAAGAATTTCTCCGTGGGCGCCAACCTGGCGATGATCCTGATGGAGGCGCAGGATGATAATGTTTTTGAACTGGATATGGTTGTCCGTCATTTCCAGCAGGCGATGATGAAAATCAAGTACAGCACCAAGCCGGTAGTGGCTGCACCATTTGCCATGACACTTGGCGGAGGTGCGGAAATATGCCTGCCGGCAGCACACATCCAGGCTTCGATGGAAACGTATATGGGGCTTGTGGAAGCCGGGGTCGGCCTCATCCCTGGCGGAGGCGGCAACAAGGAGCTGTATATCAAGCATCTTGAAGGCATGCCAAACGGAGTGGAGTTTGACCTGCAAAAAGTGGCCAACAAAGTATTTGAAAGCATTGCTATGGCCAAGGTATCAACTTCAGGGGAGGAAGCAAGGGAAAATAACTTCCTGGGAGCTGCAGACGGAATCAGCGTGAACGGAGACCATCAGCTGTATGATGCAAAGCAGGCTGTACTTGCTCTCCATGAACAAGGCTATACGCCGCCGGTAAGGAAGAAGATTCCTGTAGTCGGTGAAACGGGATATGCGACGCTTCTCCTTGGAGCACAGGCGATGCTGTATTCCGGCTTTATTTCTGAACATGATTTAAAAATTGCCCAAAAACTGGCGTATGTCATTGCCGGCGGCAAGGTGCCATACGGGACGGAAGTTGATGAACAGTATCTTCTGGATCTGGAAAGAGAAGCTTTCCTCAGCCTGGTAGCGCAGCCGAAATCCCAGCAGCGCATGCAGCATATGCTTGTAAAAGGAAAGCCATTGCGCAACTGA
- a CDS encoding YusG family protein, whose translation MTLKQQKIDITDRVTGRLKDGKLELYLGNEMIGEAPMPEGASFTLDHHFEQNEQKIYQHITSTEQPEARYTDCDEGGWC comes from the coding sequence ATGACACTGAAACAGCAAAAGATCGATATTACCGATCGGGTCACAGGAAGACTGAAGGACGGTAAGCTGGAGCTTTATCTTGGAAATGAGATGATCGGGGAAGCGCCGATGCCTGAAGGTGCTTCATTTACCCTTGATCATCACTTTGAGCAGAATGAACAGAAAATCTACCAGCATATTACTTCAACAGAGCAGCCGGAAGCCCGTTATACGGACTGCGATGAAGGCGGCTGGTGCTAA